In one window of Fusobacteria bacterium ZRK30 DNA:
- a CDS encoding metallophosphatase family protein has protein sequence MEKIAIISDIHGNLPALSAVLEDIKKRGIERIFCLGDLIGKGPSSASVVDTIRENCEWVVKGNWDYYVTKENISKELEWHQNELGEERLEYIKNLPLYLEFYISGKLVRLFHASPKDLFQRTYITNTMDEKMKLFEPPSDFKRTSDIVGYGDIHGAFIDNFKGKSLFNVGSVGNPLEIPQASYAIIEGHYQSAKSSPILTSLVRVPYDIEKSIADASVTDMPKKTEYIKELKTAVYQRHKEEE, from the coding sequence ATGGAAAAAATAGCTATTATTTCAGATATACACGGGAATCTACCTGCTCTTTCAGCGGTGCTGGAAGATATCAAAAAAAGAGGTATAGAAAGAATATTTTGTTTAGGAGACCTTATAGGAAAAGGTCCTAGTTCGGCAAGTGTAGTTGACACAATAAGAGAAAACTGTGAATGGGTTGTCAAAGGAAACTGGGATTATTATGTTACTAAGGAAAATATTTCTAAGGAATTAGAGTGGCATCAAAATGAGTTAGGAGAGGAAAGACTGGAATATATAAAAAACCTCCCCCTCTATTTAGAGTTTTATATCAGTGGTAAATTAGTAAGATTATTTCATGCTTCACCTAAAGATCTTTTTCAGAGGACATATATTACTAATACCATGGATGAAAAAATGAAATTATTTGAGCCTCCCAGTGATTTTAAAAGAACTTCAGATATAGTGGGCTATGGAGATATTCATGGGGCATTTATAGACAATTTTAAAGGGAAGAGTTTATTTAATGTAGGTAGTGTAGGAAATCCACTAGAGATTCCTCAAGCATCTTATGCTATAATAGAAGGGCACTATCAATCAGCTAAATCTTCACCTATATTGACATCTTTGGTGAGAGTTCCCTACGATATAGAAAAATCTATCGCTGATGCAAGTGTTACAGATATGCCTAAAAAAACAGAATATATAAAAGAATTAAAAACAGCCGTATATCAACGGCATAAGGAGGAAGAATAG
- a CDS encoding DUF2628 domain-containing protein, which produces MDKERLISAYIGEKESLEKTKKTLNWYKDSFEKGDLSGGFSWKWSWWSFFGNWLYLLYRKCYLEGISYFLLVYVLGGAVNKYMPNLAEMVSGASLFIWLLSGGLLHNLVYRRYLKSKTIIESKSVSNEEMEREMKSIGGTDKRAVIIGIIIYIAVNTMFNL; this is translated from the coding sequence GTGGATAAAGAGAGACTGATAAGCGCCTATATTGGCGAAAAAGAAAGTCTGGAAAAAACTAAAAAAACTTTAAACTGGTATAAAGACTCCTTTGAAAAGGGAGATCTTTCGGGAGGATTTTCGTGGAAATGGTCTTGGTGGTCATTTTTTGGAAATTGGTTGTACTTACTGTATAGAAAGTGTTATCTTGAGGGGATATCTTATTTTTTATTAGTCTATGTCTTAGGAGGAGCTGTAAATAAATATATGCCAAACCTGGCTGAAATGGTAAGTGGAGCATCGCTGTTTATCTGGCTGCTTTCAGGAGGGTTACTTCATAACCTTGTATATAGAAGATATTTAAAATCAAAAACTATTATAGAAAGCAAATCTGTTTCTAATGAAGAGATGGAGAGAGAGATGAAATCTATTGGGGGAACTGATAAAAGAGCTGTAATAATAGGTATTATAATCTATATTGCTGTGAATACAATGTTTAATCTATAA
- the pgl gene encoding 6-phosphogluconolactonase gives MIPIKIFESERSMVLNAIDIIKFELKRKKKLSIAFSGGKTPIRLFQLLAAEDINWENINIFLVDERWVPLDDSDSNYHMINIFLLENITIPNENIHHIHYSSSIERSRKEYENDLLKHFKGEVTFDLIFLGVGNDGHTASIFEKNEVDLSEDVIVTCSRRHPHRRISLGMSLINRGERKIFLLGPEKIPVIESSKSKDLPVSRVTAPEFLSYIK, from the coding sequence ATGATTCCTATAAAAATATTTGAATCTGAAAGATCCATGGTCCTAAATGCTATAGACATAATAAAGTTTGAGTTAAAGAGGAAAAAAAAGTTATCCATAGCTTTTTCTGGAGGTAAAACCCCTATTAGATTATTTCAATTATTAGCTGCAGAAGATATAAACTGGGAAAATATAAATATTTTTTTAGTAGATGAACGGTGGGTACCATTAGATGACTCAGACAGCAACTACCATATGATAAATATATTTTTATTAGAAAATATTACTATTCCCAATGAAAATATCCATCACATCCATTACTCCTCATCTATAGAAAGATCTAGAAAAGAGTATGAAAATGATCTTTTAAAACACTTCAAAGGGGAGGTCACCTTTGATCTGATATTTTTAGGAGTAGGAAATGATGGTCATACTGCATCTATCTTTGAAAAAAATGAAGTGGATCTATCAGAAGATGTTATTGTGACATGTAGTAGGAGACACCCTCACAGGAGGATTTCCTTGGGGATGTCTCTAATTAATAGAGGTGAAAGAAAAATATTTTTATTGGGGCCTGAAAAAATACCAGTCATAGAATCCTCTAAGTCTAAAGATCTGCCTGTATCTAGAGTGACAGCTCCAGAGTTTTTATCCTATATAAAATAA
- the zwf gene encoding glucose-6-phosphate dehydrogenase: MDLDMKTLCDPGGIEVNTQPFILIIFGGGGDLSQKKLLPALYNLFKLDKLNNDSYILSYGRKERTQAEYRALVKTSVERTFKGEEVSIENSFLEKFNYINGDSEKLEGVDNINKYICKFKDIKKYQIIFYLATPPHLAKNILKLIQSLELCDKPFKKKIVMEKPFGIDTVSAINLNDNLHKIFKEDEIYRIDHYLGKETVQNILFFRFGNSIFEPLWNRSFIDHVQITVAEDIGIGSRGSFYEKAGVLKDIIQNHMMQLIALVSMEPPTNFEADCIRDEKVKIFKNISSMSEEYMAENLVLGQYGHGKIKQEDVAGYRDEKNVDKDSNMGTFFSGKFHVDNWRWAGVPFYVRAGKRLNKKLTEIVIIFKTPPLKLFGNTCRDILANELIFSIQPEEKISLSINMKYPGVENYPHPVEMNFNYSKLDTISLTAYERLIVDCIKGDLTLFARQDGIEEMWKVIDPIVEYFNKINFKFPNYPAGTWGPVESRHLLEKDDRKWRI, translated from the coding sequence ATGGATTTAGATATGAAAACACTGTGCGACCCAGGGGGCATTGAGGTAAATACCCAGCCTTTTATTTTAATTATTTTTGGAGGTGGAGGGGATTTAAGTCAGAAAAAATTACTTCCAGCCCTTTATAACCTCTTTAAATTGGATAAATTAAATAATGACTCCTACATTCTTTCCTACGGTAGAAAAGAAAGAACTCAAGCTGAATATAGGGCCTTGGTAAAAACTTCTGTTGAGAGAACTTTTAAAGGAGAAGAAGTAAGTATTGAGAATAGTTTTTTAGAAAAATTTAACTATATCAATGGAGATTCTGAAAAATTAGAGGGTGTAGATAATATAAATAAATATATTTGTAAGTTTAAAGATATAAAAAAATATCAAATAATATTTTACCTGGCGACTCCTCCACATTTAGCAAAAAATATCTTAAAGTTAATTCAAAGTCTGGAACTTTGTGACAAACCTTTCAAAAAGAAAATTGTCATGGAGAAACCTTTTGGGATAGATACTGTATCTGCAATAAATTTAAATGATAATCTGCATAAAATATTTAAAGAGGATGAAATTTATAGAATCGATCATTATCTGGGAAAAGAAACTGTTCAAAATATCTTATTTTTTAGATTCGGAAACAGTATATTTGAACCTCTATGGAATAGAAGCTTTATAGATCATGTTCAAATTACAGTAGCAGAAGATATCGGGATCGGATCTCGTGGAAGTTTTTATGAAAAAGCCGGTGTTTTAAAAGATATCATTCAAAATCACATGATGCAGCTTATAGCACTGGTATCCATGGAACCGCCTACTAACTTTGAAGCCGACTGTATAAGGGATGAAAAAGTAAAGATATTTAAAAATATTTCCAGTATGAGTGAAGAGTATATGGCTGAAAACTTAGTCTTAGGCCAGTATGGGCATGGAAAAATAAAACAGGAAGATGTTGCAGGATATAGAGATGAAAAAAACGTAGATAAAGATTCAAATATGGGAACCTTTTTCTCAGGTAAATTCCATGTGGATAATTGGCGTTGGGCAGGAGTTCCATTTTATGTAAGAGCAGGAAAAAGGCTGAATAAAAAATTAACTGAAATAGTAATCATTTTTAAAACTCCACCATTAAAATTATTTGGAAATACTTGCAGAGATATACTTGCCAATGAGCTTATTTTTTCTATCCAGCCTGAAGAAAAGATATCTCTATCAATAAATATGAAATATCCCGGAGTTGAAAATTATCCCCACCCGGTAGAAATGAATTTTAATTATTCTAAATTAGACACTATCTCCCTCACTGCTTATGAAAGACTGATAGTTGACTGTATAAAAGGGGATCTAACATTATTTGCCAGACAGGACGGCATAGAGGAAATGTGGAAAGTCATAGATCCTATAGTGGAATATTTCAATAAAATAAACTTTAAATTCCCAAATTATCCTGCTGGTACTTGGGGACCTGTGGAAAGTAGACACTTATTGGAAAAAGATGATAGGAAGTGGAGAATATGA
- the gnd gene encoding decarboxylating 6-phosphogluconate dehydrogenase: MKIGIIGLGKMGGKIALRLLRYNHQVFVYEHHRDKIDLMVENGGIGFDDMDRFIEEINTHETPIVWVMIPSGDPTNNVLMELGKKLKKGAIVIDGGNSNYKDSINTAALLKERSINLLDIGTSGGLWGFENGYCLMAGGERESFDVVVPILKDLSAPEGYEYIGESGSGHFVKMIHNGIEYGMMQAYAEGFEILKSKKGFNIDLDKVSNVWQHGSIIESFLLNLTKDMFKNDPDLNNVKGWVEDSGEGRWTVLEALENNVSAPVITLSLLQRFRSRKEETFSDKVLASLRKEFGGHSIEEK; the protein is encoded by the coding sequence ATGAAGATAGGTATCATAGGTTTGGGTAAGATGGGAGGAAAGATTGCCCTGAGATTATTAAGATATAATCACCAGGTTTTCGTGTATGAACACCATCGGGATAAGATTGATCTTATGGTAGAAAATGGAGGGATAGGATTTGATGATATGGATAGATTCATAGAAGAGATAAATACCCATGAAACTCCTATAGTTTGGGTTATGATTCCCTCTGGGGATCCTACTAATAATGTTTTAATGGAACTTGGAAAAAAATTAAAAAAAGGTGCCATAGTCATAGATGGTGGTAACTCCAATTATAAAGACAGTATAAATACAGCAGCACTATTAAAGGAAAGATCAATAAATCTACTAGATATAGGAACCAGTGGAGGACTTTGGGGATTTGAAAACGGATATTGCTTAATGGCTGGAGGAGAGAGAGAGTCCTTTGATGTAGTAGTTCCAATTTTAAAGGATTTGAGTGCTCCAGAGGGATATGAATATATAGGGGAAAGTGGCAGCGGCCATTTTGTGAAGATGATACATAATGGTATTGAGTATGGGATGATGCAGGCCTATGCCGAAGGATTTGAGATCTTAAAATCTAAGAAAGGATTTAATATAGACCTTGATAAGGTTTCAAATGTATGGCAGCATGGAAGTATTATCGAGTCCTTTTTATTAAATCTAACCAAGGATATGTTTAAAAATGACCCTGATCTAAACAATGTCAAAGGCTGGGTAGAGGATTCAGGAGAAGGACGATGGACAGTATTAGAAGCATTGGAAAACAATGTTTCTGCACCTGTAATCACCCTGTCACTACTACAAAGATTCAGGTCCAGAAAAGAGGAAACATTCAGTGATAAAGTTTTAGCAAGTTTGAGGAAGGAGTTCGGAGGACATAGTATAGAGGAGAAGTAG